The Bacillota bacterium region AGCTGATCGCGGTCAATCAAGATCTGGAAGGTAGGCAGGCGTACACCATCACTGGATGGCACAGCAAAGAGGTCATCCATTACATTAAACCCTTGGTTGGCGGTGATTATGCCATCTGTTCTGTGAACTTCGGCGATGCGCGAGGCTGGTCGCACCTGGAATTCTGGGACTTAGGACTGCCGACGGCAGCCGGTTACGGATTTGAGCTGCATGATCTTTGGACCGGTGAGAATCTCGGGGTCAAGACTGAATCCTATATGACAGCGCTGGAGCCCCACTGCTGCAAGGTGTTTCGCGCCAAGCTAAAAAAGGTGAATTGAGGTACTCGCCATGGCACTCAGATGCGTTAACTGCGATAAGCCCCTTGAGGGAGATGAAATAGCTATCTACAAACGTTTGGTGTCGCGGTTTGCCGAAGAATACCTCTGCATCCCCTGCCTGGCTGCCTATTACCAATGCAGTACAGCGGTCATAGAGGAACGGATTGCCTATTACAAGCGGATGGGATGTACCCTGTTTGTAAACGATGATAGCGACGACGCGGCTTCTGAAGATTTCAGAAGCCGCTGAGAATAACGGAGGAGAAGGAAAAAGTGATCGCAAAAACACCACCAATGGGTTGGAATTCGTGGGTCAGTTTTGGCGAAGATGTCAATGAACAGCTGATTAAAGAAATAGCAGATGCCTTTGTTGAGCGCGGATTGGCGGAAGCAGGGTATGAGTATATCATCATTGATGACGGCTGGAGCCTTGAGCAGCGGGATAAAAACAAGCGGCTGGTCCCGGATCCGGAGAAATTCCCCAGCGGGATCAAGGCTTTAAGTGATTATGTCCACAGCAAAGGGCTTAAGCTGGGTATTTATTCCTGCGCAGGGGTGCAAACCTGTGCCGGCTATCCCGGCAGTTTAGAGCACGAGTTTATTGATGCCGAGACCTTTGCGGAATGGGGCATTGACTGCCTGCGGTATGTTTACTGCTACAAACCCCGCAGTCTGGAAGGGCGAATTCTCTACCGCCGGATGGCTATGGCCTTGAGAAACTGCGGCCGGGATATCTTGTTAAGCACAGTCAATTGGGGCTGGGACGAACCCCATAAATGGATGCGCTCCGCCGGGGCCCATACCTGGCGGTCTACTGGTGATCTGCAGGATAACTGGGTTTCGATTAAACAAGTCGCCCTGGATTTGGTGGGGCAGGAGTGTTACAGCGCCCCCTACTGCTTCCACGACAACGACTTTTTGGTTACAGGCCTGTACGGCCGAGGGATGGTTGGCTTAGGTGGATGCAGTGACGAAGAGTACAAGACCCAGTTTGCTTTATGGTGCATGATGAACTCGCCCTTGATGATCGGCTGCGATGTCCGGAACATGAATGAGGCGACGCAGGCGATTTTAACTAATAAGGCACTGATAGCGATTAATCAAGATCTTGAGGGCCGGCAGGCTTACACGGTGACTGACTGGATTTCCGAAGAACTGCTCTATTACGTTAAACTTCTTTCTAACGGCGATTTGGCCATCACCTTGGTCAACTTCGGTGACCGCCGGGCCAGAGCCCACATTCAGTTCTGGGATTTAGGTCTGCCGATGGCTGCCGGGTACGGGCTGCAGTTGACCGATCTCTGGACCAATGAGGATCTGGGCACAGAGACTGCGTTTTACCGCGCGGTATTGGAACCCCACTGCTGTCAGGTACTGCGGGCAAGAGTAGTTAAGCTGTGAAGTAAAGGAGATATCCAGATGAGAAAACTCACTTTAGCTGCAGCAGCCTTATCTCTGCTGCTGATTGTCAGCTGCTTTGGCGCTTATGCGCAGGAAGTCATTTATGTTTCACCCAGGGAAGTAGTTGTTTCAGCATCAGATGTACTGCAGTTGTCCACTGACCCCCACAATGTGCTTAATCAGGATCGGAACTCACGCTGGACTAGTTCAAATGTTGATCAGCCCCAGTGGCTTGAACTAAGCTTTCCCCACGAGATTGTTTTCCCTGGTCTGATCATTAATTGGTACAGCAAAAATACCCGAGCCGGAAGTGTTCAGCTGTACTTATCCCTGGATGGAGCAGAGTGGACAGAAGTTGATTTTACCAGAGAAAATGTAAGCCCCGGTAATATTGATCAGTTTACGTTCCCTCATCAAACAGCGCGGCATCTTCGCATTGTCATGGCTGATCCTTTGGGACTGGCCTATTCCATCAGCTCGGTAGAAATTCCCGGCATAGAATTTGACTACCCATTTTACCTCCAGGTGGGGTATGGCTCTGGGCAGGGGGAAGCGTATCTAGAATCGGCAGGTGAGCGCCTTGGACTGGATGTGCTGCATGTTTGGTATGCCAATACCTTTACCCGAAGATGGGATCTTAGCCAAGAATACTATCTCACGAAAGTTATGGTTAACTATCGCGACTGGGTGGAACAAGTAATTGGCCACAACATGGATCAAACATACCATTTGTTAGTTTCTGACGAGCTGCTTAGGCGCGCAGAGATTTCCGAACCTGAACCGAATAGTTTTTGGTTAGCTCCCGGCAATGCCTGGCAGAATCTCAGCAAGTTTAAAATTAGTCCCAGTGACTATGATTTGGTGTGGTCGGTGTGGGCTTGGGAGAACAGGGCAGATGCGAATCAGATGTATGGCGGCGCTGCTCAAACTGGTCCAAACACCACTCCTTTCCAATCCTATAGTGTCGGCCCGTTTACCGAACCCGCGGATGGGGTCTTCCATCTCCATGCCCATGAAAGCCAGCACACTTATGAAAGCTTGTTTTATGAATCCGGAATTCCCGTGGTGTCCGATCCTCCGGAGGATGGAATTATTGTCGGGATTACCCATGCCGACCGCCAACCGGTCTTATACAGTGCCATTCTTGAGTTAGAGCCTGACCTGTTTATGCCGGAGGTAACTTACGAAGAAGCCAAGACAATGCAGCTGTTAGGCCGGGTGCTGGATGCCTGGGCCTTAAGATACCAACCAAGGGAGAGCTATCTTAAGATTGCCCAGCGATTTGGCAAACTGGTGCCGCCAAGAGGTGACCTGATCATTGAACCATTATTTGCCAGTGTTACCATTATTACGGATACGGAACAGCGGGATGTTTATCTGGCGTTACGGGCGCGGAATCGGGGTCTATTTGTTGCAGATCTAAAGGTAACAGCTAGAATCGGCGATCGAGTGTACGAATTTACGGAGGACTCATACCAACGAACCGGTGATGCCCGCATGCCCCGCCAGGTGCGCTGGTCGATTGGTTGGGATGGGCACTCGTACTATGGCGGTTGGGTGTCGGTAACCAAAGGGGATACCCAGATTGAACTGACGGTAACCGGCGCTGGAATTGAGGAAGTCTTTGTAATCCCAATTAACTTTATCGTCTTTGCCGAAGAGGAAATCGTTATTCAGGATGGCGTTGAGTCTGATTATATCCACAATCAAGTTAATGTGAGCCAAGCAGATGGCAGGATCAAATTTGGAGAAGGCTCCTCCCTGGAATATGAGCTGCCGCTGTCCATTTTTACCAGGGATGATTTAGCCGGGTATCTCCTTGAGATTACCGGCAGCGGGTATATCAGCTTAAAAGTCAATCTGCCTGGAGTATTCAGTTCAACTGTGTGGTCCGGGGAGCTGAATAACGAAACTGCAGAAGTTTCCTTGCCAAAAGGAACGCTCAAAATGTTCGAAGGCGAAGAATCCATCTATTTAGAGCTGGAAATGCCCAAACTTCGCCCCAGGGAGTATCGAAACGATCCCTGGTTTAATTTAGAGAAGTTTGCTGTTACTGGTAAATACCATTATTAGAGGTCCTAGTCAATCAGGGCAGGAGGTATTGGCTGATGAGTGATTTTCCGTTAGCTTTCATCCACCATGTGGGGCTCGGTTCAAATCAAGGCGAAGCCTGGCTGGCTTCGCCCGGACCTCGCTTAATGCTGGATGTGATGATCCCTATTTTCACCAAGACTTTTACTTGGGAGTTTGACCGGCAGCAGGAGTATTTGATTGTCAAGCATCTGATCTCATACCGGGATTGGGTTGAGCAGGTGATCGGCCATAATATGCAGCAAAGTTATCATCTTGTGCTCCTTGACAATCGGCTGGAACGAGAAGATATTGCTCAATATGACCCGAATAAATTCTGGCTGTCGCCTCAAAATGCGTGGAACAGCTTTGATCGATTCAAAATCGATCCTAAAGCGTATGACCTGG contains the following coding sequences:
- a CDS encoding glycoside hydrolase family 27 protein, translating into MGWNSWVSFGEDVNEQLIKEIADAFVERGLAEAGYEYIIIDDGWSLEQRDKNKRLVPDPEKFPSGIKALSDYVHSKGLKLGIYSCAGVQTCAGYPGSLEHEFIDAETFAEWGIDCLRYVYCYKPRSLEGRILYRRMAMALRNCGRDILLSTVNWGWDEPHKWMRSAGAHTWRSTGDLQDNWVSIKQVALDLVGQECYSAPYCFHDNDFLVTGLYGRGMVGLGGCSDEEYKTQFALWCMMNSPLMIGCDVRNMNEATQAILTNKALIAINQDLEGRQAYTVTDWISEELLYYVKLLSNGDLAITLVNFGDRRARAHIQFWDLGLPMAAGYGLQLTDLWTNEDLGTETAFYRAVLEPHCCQVLRARVVKL
- a CDS encoding discoidin domain-containing protein is translated as MRKLTLAAAALSLLLIVSCFGAYAQEVIYVSPREVVVSASDVLQLSTDPHNVLNQDRNSRWTSSNVDQPQWLELSFPHEIVFPGLIINWYSKNTRAGSVQLYLSLDGAEWTEVDFTRENVSPGNIDQFTFPHQTARHLRIVMADPLGLAYSISSVEIPGIEFDYPFYLQVGYGSGQGEAYLESAGERLGLDVLHVWYANTFTRRWDLSQEYYLTKVMVNYRDWVEQVIGHNMDQTYHLLVSDELLRRAEISEPEPNSFWLAPGNAWQNLSKFKISPSDYDLVWSVWAWENRADANQMYGGAAQTGPNTTPFQSYSVGPFTEPADGVFHLHAHESQHTYESLFYESGIPVVSDPPEDGIIVGITHADRQPVLYSAILELEPDLFMPEVTYEEAKTMQLLGRVLDAWALRYQPRESYLKIAQRFGKLVPPRGDLIIEPLFASVTIITDTEQRDVYLALRARNRGLFVADLKVTARIGDRVYEFTEDSYQRTGDARMPRQVRWSIGWDGHSYYGGWVSVTKGDTQIELTVTGAGIEEVFVIPINFIVFAEEEIVIQDGVESDYIHNQVNVSQADGRIKFGEGSSLEYELPLSIFTRDDLAGYLLEITGSGYISLKVNLPGVFSSTVWSGELNNETAEVSLPKGTLKMFEGEESIYLELEMPKLRPREYRNDPWFNLEKFAVTGKYHY